In Kryptolebias marmoratus isolate JLee-2015 linkage group LG22, ASM164957v2, whole genome shotgun sequence, the sequence TGAAGAAGCAAAACTGTAATCTTATCTATAGATCCATGATAATCtgagatgtttaaaaacattttaccttcttttttccttcaggtcatttgtcattttaaccttccttggaaaaaaaaacaaggttcaTTTAGATATACGAACTGGTAAAAATATCTGTGTCCTCCTGTTGACATCAAGCCACATACACAAGATTTAATCCCATGGTCTGAACCACATCTATTCATATTTTAGACACTTCAAGTTTTTAAGAATACTTTAATACAGGccccttttctttctgtaaaaaagtacaaaacccCTCCAAAAGCCTCACATAAACTAGGACAATAAAGCATCTGACTTGCTGTAATCTCCTCTTTCATTATTGTCACTTATGTAAATATGTTAGCAGCAAAGTTAATGTAATAAGCAGTATTGAACACAAACAGGTGTTTATTGTATTCACCATGATTTAAATTCTGAAATACTGAAAgaattttcaatattttaaacttCATAATCTTTTATTGACAACACaccttttaatgtttgctttgaaataaaCAGCTTTGAAGAATTtggtattttgtatttttgacaaCAATATGATGAGAGAatgtcttcaaaaataaaaaaaagaagaaaaaaaaaagaaatccagtcACCTTAAACCACCCTTTAACTCACTTCAGAGTCACAATTACAAGAGAGAAACAGATGAAtcaacttttgacttttttttgttaaactcaaAGGGATACTCaaattttttgaagtggggttctgtggaagaTGTATGAACAATTATTAAGTAACCTGtggtagatagctctttgaatgattgTAAATATATCTATAAACACATATCTATAAACTTTCTGAAATTGTAATTTAAGAAATCCATTTTGATATTTTGCCACAATCAGACATACAATTGGCTTGTTGATCCAGTCAGAAAGTTATCTACATTGggtaaaatattaactgttgataacttttccacagcacttcaaaatatctaaaCCATCATTTTAAGCAATGTACAccaatttaaaacagctgatgttGATTAACTGTTTATCAGTAATTAACTAACAGTAGTTTGTTCTTGTTCAGAATGCCCCTGGCCTCCAGACTGGGGGTTGGATACCTCCCCTAGTGGCAACAAAATGTGGTTTAGGTGCCTGAACTGGGTTGGCCTTCAGTGGGGGTAAAGAAGAAAGAATGCTGAGCTCAGGAGCACTCTGAAACTGCTTGGCTGTCTGGAGTCCAGTGTTGTATGACACTGGAGTGTAAGGTGTGGGGACTGATGGAGGTACAGGGTGTGAGACAGGGGTGGCAGAGAATTTGGGGAGGCTGGGTAGCCCTGCTGGTTGGAAGGATGACGAAGCAGTAAATGGTGCTGGAGTGACTGGAGTTGGATTGAAAGGAGCAGGAGGTGGTGAGGTCATGCAGGAGTCAGTCAAACGCTCTCCAAGCGTTGTGGCTGAGCGAGGTGCAATGATTTTGGGTGTCAGAGATGGCACTGACATAGGTGTGGGTGTGGAGAATCGCTTTATTTCATAGACACGGGCTGTTTTGAGGGGAAATTGTCGTGGTGAGGTTAATGAACTCCCTACCATTGTTGTTGAGTAGTTACCTTGTTGGGCCTGGTAAGAAGGCATAGCTGACAGATTAGCAGCACTGCCACCGTACTGAAACATAGCAGAATTGAGCTGATATGGCTGCCTTTTCATGAAATCTACAGCTTTGATACCTTCTTTCTTGACGCCTGCTCTTCCCTTTTTGTTTGGCTTTGGATCTCTCTGAGGCCCTAAGGGGATAGAAGGAGCTAAGAGTGGGTTGTAACCAATAGGTGGAGGTGCACGGACATTTGGAGAGTATTTCCACTGAGAGGGAAATGAAGTACCGGCAGAGGAGTCATGTAATTGAGCTGTATTTTGCAAGGTCACACTCCGCTGGTAAGGAGTCTCAGGTGGGGTGTCCACTACATACTTTCCCATGcggctttgccttttggcaaaCAATTCAGCTCCTTTACCCCCTGCTTGAATAATTTGTGGGACCTCATGAATAACCCGAGGTTTAGGTGCAACTGGGGGAGGCACCCTTCCTATGCCAGCCTCACcactcctgtcctcctcctctgtatCATCGTAAATGACTTCAGTGGGTGGCTGACCATATTTATGTCTGGTATACCTTTCATCCAGGTTCTGCACCAATGACAAAAGCTCAGGATTAGGGGAGTTCTTCTTCACCTCTGGTACGTTAAACATGGGTTTGGGTTTGCCGCTCCGCCGACGAGCTTCATTTAAGATTCCAGTCCGGCCTCCTGGGCCTGGAACTGGAGTTGGAGCTACAGCTTCAGGCTGAGAGACCACTGACACTTGAGCTACATGTGGCATAGAAAACTGTGGGGGTGGTGGCTGAGCAGCTGGCATTTGTGGATATGTTGAGGCCATTGGATCAGCTGAGCTAGAAACTTGGGTAGAAGTAGAAATGGGAACTGGTGCCATTTGTACTTGTGGAGGTCTAGGTCCTGAAGGCATTGGCATTGGAGCCATAGTTGAAAATGGAGCCTGATGAAAACCACTTATCGCTAGTGATGACTGCATTGTGTCTGTAGAGGAAGAAAGGGCTGGAGGGTGAACGATAGCAGAAACTTCTGGTGTCAGGCCCAGGGAACCTTGATGGATGGAGTATGATGGGGAGAGCACTGGTGGAGTACCAAAGGATAGCTGTGAAGTTACAAGTGCTGGATTAGTAGCTAGTTcagaaggagcagaaaaaggtggGGGCACAACAGCTGCTGAGGAAGGACGCTGACTCTTCTTTGTGACAGGTGGGCGGAAAGTTACAGGAGCAGTCGCAGCTCGAATGCTGATGAAGCCAGGGGTGAAAGGACGCGCTGTTCTGTTTAGAACATTGCTTGCAGGCAATTCAGGTAGTGGTGTTTCAGCAGCTGGTGCAGGATTGCTCAGAACATTCACTGTGGCTGTGGCTGGTTTGGGAGCCATGGGTGGAGACATCACTATGCTAGCTGTGCTAATTGTAGAGTGGTCACCATATGGCATTGCATAGGCTGCATCAGCTTGAGACTGAGGCTGTGTGGAAGTAAGGCCAGATGGTGACTCCTGAGGTCTTTGGTTTGGTTGTACTTGTGGGTGTATTTCACGATGCAATGAATATATCTGAGAATGCTCCTGTACTTGAGATTCAGTAGATACTTGAGGTTGTGCTGCTTCCACCTTCTTTGCAAGCTCATCCACCcttttcctctgctgctcaAACAGCTGGGCACCTTTTCCTGCAGTATCACTCAAACCAGGACTTGGAGCATCTTCTGCTCCAACTCCACGACCTTCCACACCTGCTGTTGCCCTCTTCTCCAGCTTATCCAGGTAGTCACTATCCCAAGTTGGGTCTGGAACAGACGAGAAGCCCTCCTCATCAAACTCAGATTCACTGCCAGGGATTATTCCATCCTCTTCTTGTGAGTCCTGACACCTGTCTTCATCAACACTGCCAAAGCTTGTGAGGGTGTACTTCTTGGAACGCTGTCTTCTCTTCTTGAACATCAGCACCCCTTTAGAGTGAGGGTTAGGAGCATCTGTCAGAAGAGACGCAATTGTTCGACACTTGCTTTTGGCTTCCTTTACTTGTTTGTCCTGCAGTGTGTCCCCTCGGTTCAGTTCTGCAGAGTATGAAAGTCAAAGCTATTAGGAACCCTACAGTAGTGTAACACAACTACAGCAAGATTTTCAACAGACTTAACCTTTAAACCTATGACTTAAGCATCTAAAACTGTCCATGCCTTCAGCAGCTATCCGTCTTTTAACTTGACACAGAAGCACTTTTGTAAAAAATTCCATGCAAGCCTTTAGCTTCTCACCTTAGCTGGGGTGAAGGATTAATTTGCACATGATTAAGCTTACATACGCGGACATCTgtcacagatcaaaaacatttgcaagCCAGTGAAAAGTTGCAGAATGTAGGTTACAGCTAGAACTATGAAGGGCTTCCATCATACTGTATGCGGTACCCACTGAAGTTGAAGCACATCTTTCTGTGTTGGTGCATTTTCACCCAATGTAAACCCACATTTGTTATTGTGGCAACTGACTTATGTCATAATGAgtgttgaaaaaacaaattgtatGTCAGGGAGAATAGAGAGAGCGAGAGAAGAGCAGTCAAAATGTGGGTCCCTGATTTGCTACTTGATTCCTGAAAGCAGCTGCAGATGGTTTTCAGTGCTCACAGATTGATTGCTGGGGTTTTTACACTCATAGCTTGAGATAAATATAGTAAACCATACTGgccatattttgtttgttaggtCTTGCTCACACTCATTAGCACCAATGAAACTTTTAGATGGGAAGTAATGGAGATTGGCAGATGAAACAACTATTGTATTCTTGCataaaattttcaaaagactatattttcaaatatatttttgtaaatactaaaaataaaaagttttattatacacaaaaacttattttcaaaGGTGCCTATATAcaggttaaatatttaaaatttattgagtATTTATTGAGTTTAAGCTTGTTAAATGTATTATTCTTGTTTGTTGTATGTAAATCTAACATAAAAGAGAAACCTTatgaattaataaatacatttaacagCTCTTTTCACAAGGTATGTAGTACATAAGTATATAAAGTATATAGTACATATGAACA encodes:
- the synpo2la gene encoding synaptopodin 2-like protein; the encoded protein is MVAEEVIITLSGGVPWGFRLQGGVEHQKPLQVAKVRKRSKACRAGLREGDELVSINEQPCGSLSHAQAMNLIDSSPGILNIRVKRAPAAFQSVVLVTRAPSPRIDKEYRAALKAMSPTQPHHAPVREIHHSRSSLTSGLTSPPGSEAYYGETDSDADVAGYERQRRQKRRSPSNSNSGKPSGRTSPEGGETSEMSGYDSAPDAQVFSLSINGRGGDGKEGGLPGVARKEVVFQPPGPGMWSSQTSTETSSVISSADDQGPRDGAQEEDSGFLEPANVPLVSPERAKEALLLGSRSQLVPMVGPVNKPIDEELTTTYMEKAKQAKLNRGDTLQDKQVKEAKSKCRTIASLLTDAPNPHSKGVLMFKKRRQRSKKYTLTSFGSVDEDRCQDSQEEDGIIPGSESEFDEEGFSSVPDPTWDSDYLDKLEKRATAGVEGRGVGAEDAPSPGLSDTAGKGAQLFEQQRKRVDELAKKVEAAQPQVSTESQVQEHSQIYSLHREIHPQVQPNQRPQESPSGLTSTQPQSQADAAYAMPYGDHSTISTASIVMSPPMAPKPATATVNVLSNPAPAAETPLPELPASNVLNRTARPFTPGFISIRAATAPVTFRPPVTKKSQRPSSAAVVPPPFSAPSELATNPALVTSQLSFGTPPVLSPSYSIHQGSLGLTPEVSAIVHPPALSSSTDTMQSSLAISGFHQAPFSTMAPMPMPSGPRPPQVQMAPVPISTSTQVSSSADPMASTYPQMPAAQPPPPQFSMPHVAQVSVVSQPEAVAPTPVPGPGGRTGILNEARRRSGKPKPMFNVPEVKKNSPNPELLSLVQNLDERYTRHKYGQPPTEVIYDDTEEEDRSGEAGIGRVPPPVAPKPRVIHEVPQIIQAGGKGAELFAKRQSRMGKYVVDTPPETPYQRSVTLQNTAQLHDSSAGTSFPSQWKYSPNVRAPPPIGYNPLLAPSIPLGPQRDPKPNKKGRAGVKKEGIKAVDFMKRQPYQLNSAMFQYGGSAANLSAMPSYQAQQGNYSTTMVGSSLTSPRQFPLKTARVYEIKRFSTPTPMSVPSLTPKIIAPRSATTLGERLTDSCMTSPPPAPFNPTPVTPAPFTASSSFQPAGLPSLPKFSATPVSHPVPPSVPTPYTPVSYNTGLQTAKQFQSAPELSILSSLPPLKANPVQAPKPHFVATRGGIQPPVWRPGAF